In Sodalis ligni, a single genomic region encodes these proteins:
- a CDS encoding alanine racemase, with product MSDATDFYTADGSLNPMTPGPLYKSAGGDGRSVLAAGTPLFADDAVFSPVMILKQAAYEQNIAAMADYCRQQGVLHAPHGKTSLAPELLRGAIRQGAWGLSAATPAQVRAFRSFGIKNVFLANELVDPAGIRWIGRYQHDHPEQRFICYVDSLAGVRILEQALADIDVRLTVLLEVSVAGGRTGCRSLAEALDIARLVRDSHKLQLIGLAGYEGAIAGDRSAESLAKVRDYCRWMMTVAGAVDGEGLFEAEHILLSAGGGTFFDIVVEMFKAVSLSRPALVMIRSGAYMAHDDGLYARIAPFAQQGSAFHLRPALEIWGRVLSRPEPELAILDFGRRDVPFDQDLPMPHSFREANGGEVRDARGASVTAVNDQHAYLRVAADDPLQVGDWVGCGISHPCTAFDKWRYLPLVDDNYVCVGQVTTCF from the coding sequence ATGTCCGATGCCACAGATTTTTATACCGCCGACGGCAGCTTGAATCCAATGACGCCGGGACCGCTGTACAAATCCGCCGGGGGAGACGGCCGCTCGGTATTGGCCGCCGGCACCCCGCTGTTTGCGGACGACGCGGTCTTTTCTCCTGTCATGATCCTCAAGCAGGCCGCCTACGAACAGAATATCGCCGCCATGGCCGACTATTGCCGCCAGCAGGGAGTGCTCCATGCGCCCCACGGCAAAACCTCCCTGGCGCCGGAACTACTGCGGGGGGCGATACGCCAGGGGGCCTGGGGACTGAGCGCCGCCACCCCCGCCCAGGTGCGCGCCTTTCGCTCCTTCGGCATCAAAAACGTCTTTCTGGCCAATGAACTGGTGGATCCGGCGGGCATCCGCTGGATAGGCCGCTATCAGCACGACCACCCGGAACAGCGGTTTATCTGTTATGTGGATTCCCTGGCCGGGGTAAGGATACTGGAACAGGCCCTGGCGGATATTGATGTCCGCCTGACGGTATTGCTGGAAGTGTCGGTGGCCGGCGGCCGTACCGGTTGCCGCTCCCTGGCGGAGGCGCTGGATATCGCACGTTTGGTGCGGGACAGCCATAAGCTGCAGCTTATCGGCCTGGCGGGTTATGAAGGCGCGATAGCCGGCGATCGCAGCGCCGAATCCCTCGCCAAGGTACGGGACTATTGCCGCTGGATGATGACCGTGGCCGGCGCCGTGGACGGCGAGGGGCTGTTTGAGGCGGAGCACATATTACTGAGCGCCGGGGGCGGAACCTTTTTTGATATCGTGGTGGAAATGTTCAAGGCGGTGTCCCTGTCCCGTCCCGCCCTGGTAATGATCCGCTCAGGGGCCTATATGGCCCATGACGACGGTCTTTATGCCCGCATCGCCCCGTTTGCCCAGCAAGGTTCGGCGTTTCATCTCCGGCCGGCGCTGGAAATCTGGGGCCGGGTGCTGTCGCGTCCGGAACCGGAGCTGGCCATCCTGGATTTCGGCCGCCGTGATGTGCCGTTCGACCAGGATTTGCCGATGCCCCACAGCTTCCGGGAGGCTAACGGCGGTGAGGTTCGGGACGCCCGCGGGGCATCGGTGACGGCGGTCAACGATCAGCATGCCTATTTGCGCGTGGCGGCGGACGACCCCCTGCAGGTGGGTGACTGGGTGGGCTGCGGTATTTCCCATCCCTGCACCGCCTTTGACAAATGGCGCTACCTGCCGCTGGTGGATGATAACTACGTCTGCGTCGGACAGGTGACTACCTGCTTTTAA
- a CDS encoding TRAP transporter substrate-binding protein: protein MMSAPKRTFVRHALPALLLTVCAAGLWHPSPAQAAETLRLAHASSSDSLINQAMVRFAAEVKEKTNDRLEIQIFPDGQLGDEGAIADSAGSGAIAMGLGGVVDAIDPRLNAVSLPFLFKDADAVHHFLDSAAGKKFLSMGEDRGYVMLSALDSGFRQFANSKKAIVEPADLAGLKIRTPPNPVILSTIKQLGGLPQSIPFGEVYTSLQSGVVDGIEPELRDFSDQRWYEVVKHVSMANYIWSANFWYMNKTAYDGLAAADRQALQQSVADTTAWYRDQLSQVYAKLTEQLKSKQVVFNDVDRAAFLAKSGPVYDQFSKTWGADFIKQLRADAAAE, encoded by the coding sequence ATGATGTCAGCACCCAAGCGTACCTTTGTTCGCCATGCGCTCCCGGCGCTTTTATTGACAGTCTGCGCCGCCGGCCTGTGGCATCCGTCGCCGGCGCAGGCCGCCGAAACCCTGCGCCTGGCCCATGCCTCCAGCAGCGACAGCCTGATCAACCAGGCGATGGTGCGCTTTGCCGCCGAGGTGAAAGAGAAAACCAATGACCGGCTGGAAATCCAGATCTTCCCGGACGGCCAACTGGGGGATGAAGGCGCCATTGCCGATTCAGCCGGCTCCGGCGCCATCGCCATGGGGCTGGGCGGGGTGGTGGACGCCATCGATCCGCGCCTGAACGCGGTGTCGCTGCCCTTTCTCTTCAAGGATGCCGACGCGGTGCATCATTTCCTGGACAGCGCGGCGGGCAAAAAATTCCTCTCAATGGGTGAGGACCGCGGCTATGTGATGCTCTCCGCCCTGGACTCCGGCTTTCGCCAGTTCGCCAACAGCAAGAAAGCCATTGTCGAACCCGCCGACCTCGCCGGTTTGAAAATCCGCACGCCCCCCAATCCGGTGATCCTCTCCACCATCAAGCAGTTGGGCGGGTTGCCCCAATCCATTCCCTTCGGCGAGGTGTACACCTCTTTGCAATCCGGCGTAGTGGACGGTATTGAGCCCGAACTGCGGGATTTCAGCGATCAGCGCTGGTACGAAGTGGTTAAGCACGTCTCCATGGCCAACTATATCTGGTCGGCGAATTTCTGGTATATGAATAAAACCGCCTACGACGGCCTGGCGGCGGCCGACCGCCAGGCGCTGCAACAGTCCGTGGCCGATACCACCGCCTGGTACCGTGACCAGTTGTCCCAGGTCTACGCCAAGCTCACCGAGCAGTTGAAAAGCAAACAGGTGGTGTTTAACGATGTCGACCGGGCGGCGTTCCTGGCCAAGTCCGGTCCGGTGTACGACCAGTTCTCCAAGACCTGGGGCGCGGACTTTATCAAACAGCTGCGCGCCGACGCCGCGGCCGAGTAA
- a CDS encoding TRAP transporter small permease, which produces MTTLHYARSSGPAWLRQLLMWAGCLLFLLTLGSTLLGIVARYFGWNGVEWTFETAEISFIWVTFIGATLAELRGENVRFTSLVTLLPVAVQRALDLFATLVLLGLSGWLLQSAIRVLDGSGRVPTPVMRLPSGIITLSLVSFSAMLMFVSLWRIWHFFRKGAAE; this is translated from the coding sequence ATGACGACGCTCCATTATGCCCGGTCCAGCGGACCGGCCTGGCTCCGGCAGTTGCTGATGTGGGCGGGCTGCCTGCTTTTTTTGCTGACCCTCGGCTCGACGCTGCTGGGTATCGTCGCCCGCTATTTCGGCTGGAACGGCGTAGAGTGGACCTTCGAGACCGCCGAGATAAGCTTTATCTGGGTCACTTTTATCGGCGCGACGCTGGCGGAACTGCGCGGGGAAAACGTGCGTTTCACCAGCCTGGTGACGCTCCTTCCCGTTGCGGTTCAACGCGCGCTGGATCTGTTCGCCACGCTGGTGCTGCTGGGATTGAGCGGCTGGCTGCTGCAAAGCGCCATTCGCGTATTGGACGGCTCGGGCCGGGTGCCGACGCCGGTCATGCGCCTGCCCAGCGGTATTATCACCTTATCGCTGGTGAGTTTCTCCGCCATGCTGATGTTCGTTTCCCTTTGGCGCATCTGGCACTTTTTCCGTAAGGGAGCGGCTGAATGA
- a CDS encoding TRAP transporter large permease encodes MTVIILIAAFLILLCAGVPIAWSIAGGSLAALALGDFPMPPTWLAQQTIRGADTASLIAIPLFLFAGELMNRGGLTHRIMRVAEHLFGHFRGGLGLVNVATAFVYGGLTGSATADTSTVAKVMIPIMEKMGYPRDFAAAVTAASGTLGIVVPPSVILLLYGVLTNTSIGGLFVAGIVPGCLLALVFMFTAWVIGVRENFPRLEGRIDFPQFWRDLWRALPAMCMPVFVLGAIVVGFVTATEAAGLSVVYALLAGGVFYRELSWRDIIPAIVESVAITGSVMIIMAVAVPFGWLLTVTQVPHMAAAWITSLHCGPLVTVLLVILLLKVVGFWLDLGPAMIILAPILVPIAKQAGLAPYQIGLIFTLTLGWGLFTPPVGSNIFVVCNVAKIDIGPVSRRLIPFWIATAFAIALLVLFPSLTEWLPALLGY; translated from the coding sequence ATGACCGTTATTATCCTTATCGCGGCGTTCTTGATTTTATTATGCGCCGGCGTCCCCATCGCCTGGTCCATCGCCGGCGGCAGCCTGGCCGCCCTGGCGCTGGGGGATTTCCCCATGCCGCCTACCTGGCTGGCGCAGCAGACCATCCGCGGCGCCGACACCGCGTCGCTGATTGCCATTCCGCTGTTTTTGTTCGCCGGCGAACTGATGAACCGCGGCGGGCTGACCCATCGCATTATGCGGGTGGCGGAGCATCTGTTTGGTCATTTCCGCGGCGGGCTGGGGTTGGTGAACGTGGCCACCGCCTTTGTCTACGGCGGGCTTACCGGCTCCGCCACCGCCGACACCAGCACGGTGGCCAAGGTAATGATCCCCATCATGGAGAAGATGGGGTATCCGCGCGACTTTGCCGCGGCGGTCACCGCCGCCTCAGGTACCCTGGGTATCGTGGTGCCACCCAGCGTCATCCTGCTGCTGTATGGGGTCCTCACCAATACCTCCATCGGCGGCCTGTTCGTGGCGGGTATCGTGCCCGGCTGCCTGCTGGCGCTGGTGTTTATGTTTACCGCCTGGGTCATCGGCGTGCGTGAAAACTTTCCCCGGCTGGAAGGCCGCATCGATTTTCCGCAGTTTTGGCGCGATCTGTGGCGGGCCTTGCCGGCCATGTGCATGCCGGTCTTCGTGCTCGGCGCCATCGTCGTCGGATTTGTGACCGCCACCGAAGCGGCCGGATTATCGGTGGTTTATGCGCTGCTGGCGGGCGGGGTATTTTACCGCGAGCTTTCCTGGCGCGATATTATCCCGGCCATCGTCGAATCGGTGGCCATCACCGGTTCGGTGATGATTATCATGGCGGTGGCGGTTCCCTTCGGCTGGCTGTTGACGGTGACCCAGGTGCCCCATATGGCGGCCGCATGGATCACCTCATTGCACTGTGGTCCGCTGGTGACCGTGCTGCTGGTGATTTTGCTGCTGAAAGTGGTGGGCTTCTGGCTTGACCTGGGGCCGGCCATGATCATCCTGGCGCCGATCCTGGTGCCTATCGCCAAACAGGCCGGTCTGGCGCCGTACCAGATCGGGCTGATTTTCACCCTGACCCTGGGCTGGGGGCTGTTTACGCCGCCGGTGGGCAGCAATATCTTCGTGGTGTGCAACGTGGCGAAAATCGATATCGGCCCGGTATCCCGCCGGCTGATCCCTTTCTGGATAGCCACCGCTTTCGCCATCGCGCTGCTGGTGCTGTTTCCTTCCTTAACCGAGTGGTTGCCCGCATTGCTGGGTTACTGA
- a CDS encoding aspartate aminotransferase family protein produces the protein MTHLVGGISSAGRALPEIDGRPLLIEKAAGPWLWARDGQRYIDTALGFGATLLGHNPPEVLDALRQTQEKMLMPAYSHGLEEEAATLLSSFTEELDQVIFVNSGSEAVHLAARAARAATGRHKVVKFAAGYDGWFDSVAFGNAGTPDAAMSQPARPEKEGMLLLRYNDFTDVDRLFADHGDIAALIVEPVMANAGCIEPAPGYLQYLADSAHRHGALVILDEVLMGFRLHAGLTGHLLGIDADFATVGKAIGSGTVVAALLGKSAYMSVFERGLATRAGTYSGNPPVCAAVIATLTTLKNRDYRQLLRQGDGLRQKIIDGCRARGTALCSTGYGSVFTFWRSNVPPLDYRQAAATADKAWSLKLHFALRRRGILVMPFAFGRFYLSFSHDEAVLETLAAACIESISELSE, from the coding sequence ATGACACATTTAGTGGGTGGAATATCCAGCGCCGGTCGCGCTTTGCCTGAAATCGACGGCCGACCGCTATTGATTGAAAAAGCCGCTGGTCCCTGGCTCTGGGCTCGCGACGGTCAACGTTATATCGACACCGCCCTGGGCTTCGGCGCCACGCTGCTGGGGCATAACCCGCCGGAAGTCCTGGACGCCCTGCGGCAAACCCAGGAAAAGATGCTGATGCCCGCTTATTCCCATGGGCTGGAGGAAGAGGCGGCGACGCTGTTAAGCTCGTTTACCGAAGAATTGGACCAGGTTATTTTCGTCAATTCCGGCAGCGAGGCGGTTCATCTGGCCGCCCGCGCCGCCCGCGCCGCCACCGGCCGCCATAAGGTGGTGAAATTCGCCGCCGGTTATGACGGCTGGTTCGACAGCGTGGCGTTCGGCAACGCCGGCACGCCGGACGCGGCGATGTCGCAGCCGGCGCGTCCCGAAAAAGAGGGCATGCTGCTGCTGCGCTACAATGATTTCACCGATGTGGATCGGTTATTCGCCGACCACGGCGATATCGCCGCGCTGATTGTGGAGCCGGTCATGGCCAATGCCGGCTGCATCGAACCGGCGCCCGGCTATTTGCAGTATCTGGCCGACAGCGCCCATCGCCACGGCGCCCTGGTGATTCTGGATGAAGTGCTGATGGGGTTTCGTCTGCATGCGGGGCTGACCGGACATTTGTTGGGTATTGACGCCGATTTCGCCACCGTGGGCAAAGCCATCGGCAGCGGCACGGTAGTGGCGGCGCTGTTGGGAAAATCGGCTTATATGTCGGTATTTGAACGCGGACTGGCGACGCGGGCCGGCACTTACAGCGGCAATCCGCCGGTGTGCGCGGCGGTGATAGCCACCCTGACAACGCTTAAAAACCGGGATTACCGGCAACTGCTGCGTCAGGGGGATGGGCTGCGCCAAAAAATCATCGACGGCTGCCGGGCCCGAGGCACGGCGCTATGCTCCACCGGCTACGGTTCGGTGTTCACGTTCTGGCGTTCAAATGTGCCGCCGCTGGATTACCGGCAAGCGGCGGCAACGGCGGACAAAGCCTGGAGCCTCAAGCTGCATTTCGCCCTGCGCCGCCGCGGTATTTTGGTGATGCCCTTTGCCTTCGGCCGCTTTTACCTTTCATTCAGCCACGATGAAGCGGTGCTGGAAACCCTGGCCGCCGCCTGCATTGAGTCGATTTCTGAATTATCTGAATAG
- a CDS encoding LysR substrate-binding domain-containing protein codes for MPGGRPSGSGDSHPPAGPGTGEFLRHEAQLWCTAPHCYPERQSVLPIVLFPDGCRSRPQVLAALDQAGLRWRIVCTSSHLTGVETAVRVGAALTVLPASVISPDWRILGQNDRLPALNPLDLALLLPADAHVGTRRLAQFIRELISQPAAEIPRPIQIVR; via the coding sequence ATCCCTGGAGGAAGGCCATCTGGATCTGGCGATAGTCACCCGCCAGCCGGGCCAGGAACAGGGGAGTTCCTGCGCCATGAAGCCCAGCTCTGGTGCACGGCCCCACATTGCTATCCGGAGCGGCAATCGGTGCTGCCGATTGTGCTGTTCCCCGATGGCTGCCGGTCGCGGCCGCAGGTGCTGGCGGCGTTGGACCAGGCCGGGCTGCGCTGGCGCATCGTTTGCACCTCTTCCCACCTGACCGGAGTGGAAACCGCGGTGCGCGTGGGGGCGGCGCTGACGGTGTTGCCGGCCTCGGTGATTTCACCGGACTGGCGCATCTTAGGACAAAATGACCGCCTGCCGGCGCTGAACCCCCTAGATCTGGCGCTGCTGCTGCCCGCCGATGCCCATGTGGGCACCCGGCGGCTGGCGCAGTTTATCCGCGAGCTTATCTCCCAGCCCGCGGCGGAGATACCGCGGCCTATTCAGATTGTCAGGTGA
- a CDS encoding ABC transporter ATP-binding protein, with amino-acid sequence MSTIRLNNVNKRFHDTPVINNVSLEIKHGEFYVFIGPSGCGKSTLLRMIAGLETITEGEIYIGDRLVNKLPPSERGVAMVFQSYALYPHMTIFDNMAFNLKLAKVNKGEIQRRVLNAAKILQLEPLLARLPKALSGGQRQRVAIGRAIVRDPEVFLFDEPLSNLDASLRVATRVEIAKLHHQLGNSMIYVTHDQVEAMTLADKIVLLNSGAAMLNKGSIAQVGHPLTLYHHPVNEFVAGFIGSPKMNFLPARFIGSDGEGVQVMLAGTQVVRVHVAAPAAAARDEVKVGIRPEHLQLCPPREAQLSGRIQHIEHLGEAAYYYIAVPGFETLVVRHGEQRQLSLDDEVGLFIPARHAHLFDAGGEAFARRAHETLAAPV; translated from the coding sequence ATGTCCACCATACGCCTGAATAATGTCAATAAGCGCTTTCACGACACGCCGGTGATTAATAACGTCTCCCTTGAAATCAAGCATGGGGAATTTTATGTCTTTATCGGCCCTTCCGGCTGCGGCAAATCCACGTTGCTGCGTATGATTGCCGGCCTGGAAACCATTACCGAGGGGGAAATCTATATCGGCGATCGGCTGGTGAACAAACTGCCGCCCTCGGAACGCGGGGTGGCCATGGTGTTTCAAAGCTATGCGCTTTATCCCCACATGACCATTTTCGACAATATGGCCTTTAACCTGAAGCTGGCCAAGGTAAACAAAGGAGAAATCCAGCGCCGGGTGCTGAACGCCGCTAAGATTCTGCAATTGGAGCCGTTATTGGCGCGGCTGCCCAAAGCGCTGTCCGGCGGCCAGCGCCAGCGGGTGGCTATCGGCCGAGCCATCGTGCGGGATCCCGAGGTGTTTTTGTTCGACGAGCCGCTGTCGAACCTGGATGCCTCGCTGCGGGTAGCCACCCGGGTGGAAATAGCCAAGCTGCACCATCAGTTAGGCAACAGCATGATTTATGTGACCCACGATCAGGTGGAAGCCATGACGCTGGCGGATAAGATAGTACTGCTTAACAGCGGCGCGGCGATGCTGAACAAGGGTTCCATTGCCCAGGTGGGACATCCGCTGACGCTTTACCATCATCCGGTGAATGAATTCGTGGCGGGGTTTATCGGTTCGCCGAAGATGAATTTCCTGCCCGCCCGGTTTATCGGCAGCGACGGGGAAGGCGTGCAGGTTATGCTGGCGGGAACGCAGGTGGTTAGGGTGCATGTGGCCGCCCCCGCCGCCGCCGCGCGGGATGAGGTGAAAGTCGGCATACGCCCTGAGCATCTGCAGCTATGCCCTCCGCGGGAGGCGCAGTTGTCTGGCAGGATCCAGCATATCGAGCATCTGGGGGAAGCGGCCTATTATTATATCGCCGTGCCGGGCTTCGAGACGCTGGTGGTGCGCCACGGCGAGCAGCGGCAGCTTAGCCTGGACGATGAGGTGGGCCTGTTTATCCCGGCGCGCCATGCGCACCTGTTCGACGCCGGCGGAGAGGCCTTTGCGCGCAGAGCCCATGAAACGCTTGCGGCACCGGTGTGA
- a CDS encoding carbohydrate ABC transporter permease yields the protein MFERIKYLGRRTLFYLVLAVILLFFLLPIYWLVTMSLKNGIDAFAMPPKLWFHPILDNYREVLGNGDFIRAFGNSVLISLSATLLCLFTGALFAYGLVFFIERKGRAKQFVMSLRFAPVIMLVIPVYYLITTLGLTDSYWVLIVVYTVANVPFTILMITTFFEDIPPELREAALVDGASEWTVFLRVMLPLARTGLAASGVLTLFFIWNEFQIVLTLSGDATQTLPVAITSFLTFQGTEWGPLTAAGTLVMLPMLVLGLLVQKHLVRGLTMGGVK from the coding sequence ATGTTTGAACGGATAAAGTATCTGGGGCGCCGCACGCTGTTTTACCTGGTGCTGGCGGTGATTCTGCTGTTTTTCCTGCTGCCGATTTATTGGCTGGTGACCATGTCGCTGAAAAACGGCATCGATGCCTTCGCCATGCCGCCGAAGCTGTGGTTCCACCCGATCCTCGATAACTACCGCGAGGTGCTGGGCAACGGCGATTTTATCCGCGCCTTCGGCAACAGCGTGCTGATTTCCCTGAGCGCCACCCTGCTGTGCCTGTTTACCGGCGCGCTGTTTGCCTACGGATTAGTGTTTTTTATCGAGCGCAAGGGACGGGCTAAACAGTTCGTCATGAGCCTGCGCTTCGCGCCGGTGATCATGCTGGTGATCCCGGTTTATTACCTGATTACCACCCTGGGGCTCACCGACAGCTACTGGGTATTGATCGTTGTCTATACCGTGGCGAACGTGCCCTTCACCATTCTGATGATCACCACTTTTTTCGAGGATATTCCGCCGGAGCTGCGGGAAGCGGCGCTGGTGGATGGCGCCTCGGAGTGGACGGTGTTCCTGCGCGTCATGCTGCCCCTGGCCCGCACCGGCCTGGCGGCCTCCGGCGTGCTGACGCTGTTTTTCATCTGGAACGAGTTTCAGATTGTGCTCACCCTGTCCGGCGATGCCACCCAGACGCTGCCGGTGGCGATAACCTCATTCCTGACCTTCCAGGGCACGGAATGGGGGCCGCTTACCGCCGCCGGCACGCTGGTGATGCTGCCGATGCTGGTGTTGGGTCTGCTGGTACAAAAACATCTGGTCCGCGGCTTAACCATGGGCGGCGTGAAATAA
- a CDS encoding carbohydrate ABC transporter permease has protein sequence MRAKLTRLAFTWPLLIALLLVSFYTLGYSIYLAVYNIDLMSAPPFVFSGLANFIDVLQQPRLWYSLWHTLVYVAGSTLIELVLGCAVALFISGDFFGRRLVRALLLLPMIVTPIVGGLIWRIFYDPGAGLFNYLLGLLGIAPVDWLGDPDIAMASLILADVWQWTPFIILLVSAGLDALPQEPLEAAELDGAHGWRLLAFIKLPMIKPIILIALFLRMIDAFKSFDLIYVMTRGGPALATETTNMFAYLTGFQDFRISEAVVIAIINTLLVIAVLSLASKRIMKDV, from the coding sequence ATGAGAGCCAAACTCACGCGCCTGGCGTTTACCTGGCCGCTGCTCATCGCGCTATTGCTGGTCTCGTTTTATACCCTGGGATATTCCATTTACCTGGCGGTGTACAATATTGACCTGATGTCGGCGCCGCCTTTTGTTTTCAGCGGCCTGGCCAACTTCATCGATGTGCTGCAACAGCCGCGGCTGTGGTACTCCTTGTGGCATACCCTGGTATATGTGGCCGGTTCGACGCTTATCGAACTGGTGCTGGGCTGCGCCGTGGCGCTGTTTATCAGCGGCGATTTTTTCGGCCGCCGTCTGGTGCGGGCGCTGTTGCTGCTGCCGATGATTGTCACGCCCATCGTCGGCGGACTTATCTGGCGCATTTTTTACGATCCCGGTGCCGGGCTGTTCAACTATCTGCTCGGCCTATTGGGGATAGCGCCGGTGGATTGGCTGGGGGATCCTGACATCGCCATGGCTTCTCTCATCCTGGCGGACGTCTGGCAGTGGACGCCGTTTATCATACTGCTGGTATCCGCCGGCCTGGACGCCCTGCCCCAGGAGCCGCTGGAGGCCGCCGAACTGGACGGCGCCCACGGCTGGCGGCTGCTGGCGTTTATCAAGCTGCCCATGATCAAGCCCATCATCTTGATAGCCCTGTTTCTGCGCATGATAGACGCCTTCAAGTCCTTTGATCTGATTTATGTCATGACCCGCGGCGGGCCGGCGCTGGCGACGGAAACCACCAATATGTTCGCCTATCTCACCGGTTTTCAGGACTTCCGCATCAGCGAGGCGGTGGTGATTGCCATCATCAATACGCTGCTGGTGATAGCAGTCCTCTCCCTGGCCAGTAAACGGATAATGAAAGATGTTTGA
- a CDS encoding ABC transporter substrate-binding protein translates to MSMKILRLGAAVSTLLFFSGHAGAQETLRVLLEGHSTSDSIKALLPEFEKQTGIKVQAEIVPYSDLTSKALLAFSSKSGRYDVVMDDWVHAVGYASAGYILPLDKWMSGDTAFYDANDFVKGYADTLRYQNHFYGLPVYGESTFLMYRKDLFNQYGIPVPKTFDDLAAAAKTIKEKSGGKIAGITLRGAQGIQNTFAWAAFLWGYGGQWIDGGKSAIASPQAIEATKAYVSLLKNYGPIGAANFGWQENRLVFQQGKAAMTIDSTVNGGFNEDPKESSVVGKVGYAPVPAQPGDHPGNSGALQVHGLYLASASKHQDAAWKFISWATDKETQMKSVELNPNAGVSSLSAINSAAFAKRYGAFKDGMLAALKNGNANYLPAVPQSTQIINNTGIALSQALAGTQSVESALQQANSNNDKALSR, encoded by the coding sequence ATGAGCATGAAGATCCTTCGCCTCGGCGCGGCCGTCAGCACCCTGTTGTTCTTCTCCGGTCACGCCGGCGCCCAGGAAACCCTCCGCGTCCTGCTGGAAGGGCACAGCACCAGCGACTCTATCAAGGCCCTGTTGCCGGAGTTTGAAAAACAGACCGGCATCAAGGTGCAGGCGGAAATCGTGCCCTACAGCGACCTGACTTCCAAGGCGCTGCTGGCGTTTTCCTCCAAAAGCGGCCGTTACGACGTGGTGATGGACGACTGGGTCCATGCCGTGGGTTACGCCTCCGCCGGCTATATCCTGCCGCTGGACAAGTGGATGTCAGGGGATACCGCCTTTTACGACGCCAATGATTTTGTCAAAGGCTATGCCGATACCCTGCGTTACCAAAATCACTTTTACGGGCTGCCAGTGTATGGCGAAAGCACCTTCCTGATGTACCGCAAGGACCTGTTCAATCAATACGGCATCCCGGTGCCGAAAACCTTTGACGATCTGGCGGCGGCGGCCAAAACCATCAAAGAGAAGAGCGGCGGCAAGATTGCCGGCATCACCCTGCGCGGCGCGCAGGGCATCCAGAACACCTTTGCCTGGGCGGCGTTCCTGTGGGGCTACGGCGGGCAGTGGATTGACGGCGGGAAATCCGCCATCGCCTCGCCCCAGGCCATTGAAGCCACCAAGGCCTATGTCAGCCTGTTGAAGAACTATGGGCCTATCGGCGCGGCGAATTTCGGCTGGCAGGAAAACCGGCTGGTGTTCCAGCAGGGCAAAGCGGCCATGACCATCGACTCCACGGTAAACGGCGGCTTTAACGAAGATCCGAAGGAATCCAGCGTGGTGGGTAAAGTGGGTTACGCCCCGGTTCCGGCCCAGCCGGGGGATCATCCGGGCAACAGCGGCGCGCTGCAGGTGCACGGGCTCTATCTGGCCAGCGCAAGCAAACATCAGGATGCGGCCTGGAAGTTTATCAGTTGGGCCACCGACAAAGAGACGCAGATGAAATCCGTCGAGCTCAACCCCAATGCTGGCGTGAGTTCCCTTAGCGCCATCAACAGCGCGGCGTTCGCCAAGCGCTACGGCGCCTTTAAGGACGGTATGCTGGCGGCGCTGAAAAACGGCAATGCCAATTATCTGCCGGCGGTGCCGCAGTCCACGCAGATTATCAATAATACCGGCATTGCGCTGTCGCAGGCGCTGGCGGGCACGCAATCGGTGGAAAGCGCGCTGCAGCAGGCCAACAGCAACAATGACAAAGCCTTGTCGCGCTAA